The following DNA comes from Amycolatopsis albispora.
TCCGTGTCGCTGGCGCTGGTGCTGCTGATGGTCCCGGTGGTCGTGCGGTCCTCGGAGGAGATGCTCCGGATCGTGCCGGACGACCTGCGTGAGGCCTCCTACGCGCTGGGCGTGCCGAAGTGGAAGACGATCGTGAAGATCGTGCTGCCGACCGCGCTGTCCGGCATCATCACCGGCATCATGATGGCGCTGGCCAGGGTGATGGGCGAGACCGCGCCACTGCTGGTGCTGGTCGGCTACTCGTCCTTCGTGCACTGGGACATGTTCCAGGGCGAAATGGCGTCGCTGCCGCTGCTGATCAACAACGAGCGCGCGACGAACTCGATGACCGAGGGCAGCGTCGGCTTCGAACGCATCTGGGGCGCCGCGCTGACGCTGGTGCTCATCATCGCCCTGATCAACCTCGCGGCCACGCTCATCGGGCGCCTGGTCGCCCCCAAGAAGAAGTAGGAACCCCATGGCCAAGCGCATCGATGTCAAGGATGTGGACATCTACTACGGCAAGTTCCACGCGGTGGACAGCGTGACGCTGTCGGTGCCGCCGCGGAACGTGACGGCGTTCATCGGGCCGTCCGGCTGCGGGAAGTCGACCGTGCTGCGGACGCTGAACCGCATGCACGAGGTGATCCCCGGGGCCAGGGTCGAGGGCCAGGTGCTGCTGGACGGCGAGGACATCTACGCCAGTTCGGTGGACCCGGTGCAGGTCCGGCGCACCATCGGCATGGTGTTCCAGCGGCCGAACCCGTTCCCGACCATGTCGATCAGGGACAACGTGGTGGCCGGGCTGAAGCTGGCCGGCACGAAGAGCAAGAAGCAGCTGGACGAGGTGGCCGAGCGGGCGCTGCGCGGGGCGAACCTGTGGAACGAGGTCAAGGACCGGCTGAACAAGCCGGGCGGTGGCCTCTCGGGTGGTCAGCAGCAGCGGCTGTGCATCGCGCGGGCGATCGCCGTGCAGCCGGACGTGCTGCTGATGGACGAGCCGTGCTCGGCGCTGGACCCCATCTCCACGCTGGCGATCGAGGACCTGATCGCCGAGCTGAAGAAGGAGTTCACCATCGTCATCGTCACGCACAACATGCAGCAGGCGGCGCGCGTGTCGGACCAGACCGCGTTCTTCAACCTGGCCGGCGTCGGCAGGCCGGGGCAGCTGGTGGAGCTGAACGACACCGAGAAGATCTTCTCGAACCCGGACCAGAAGGCCACCGAGGACTACATCTCGGGCCGCTTCGGCTGAGGTTCACCTGATCGTGTGAACGGCGGCGAGCCTGGCTCGCCGCCGTTCGCGTTTTCGGCGGGCCGCCGGGAATGCCGGACCGGATTGGTACGTTCGTACCCATGGTCAGTGCGTACATCGGCGGTGCGGGAGAACCGCTGCCCAGGCCCGGTTTGCTCGCGCTCGCCGGGCGCACGCTCGGCGCGGTGCCGCCGACGCTCCAGGTGCTCATCGGCATCGTGAGCGTGCAGGTCGGGGCCGCTTTCGCGAAGCAGCTGTTCGCGGTCACGGGCCCGGCGGGCACGGTGACGCTGCGCCTGTTCTTCGCGGCCGTGGTGCTGTTGCTGCTGTGGCGCCCGGCGCTGCGGATGGGCCGTCGTGCCCTGCCGGTGGTGCTGGGTTACGGGCTGGTGCTGGCCGCCATGAACATCTTCTTCTACCAGGCGATCGCCCGGATCCCGCTGGGCATCGCGGTGACCATCGAGTTCCTGGGCCCACTGGGCGTGGCGCTGGCCGGCTCCCGCCGCTGGCGGGACGCGCTGTGGGCGCTGCTCGCCGCGGGCGGCGTGATCCTGCTGTCCGAGACGCGCGGGGACATCTCCCTGGTCGGCATGGCCCTGGCCCTGGCCGCGGGCGTCTGCTGGGGCGCGTACATCCTGCTCGGCGCGGCCCTGGGGAGCCGGACCAGTGAAGGCAACGGACTGGCGCTGGCGATGGCGTTCGGTGCCCTGGTCGCCATGCCCACCGGCATCATCGAGACGGGGACCGGCCTGCTCGACCCGTGGGTCTTGTTCATCGGGCTGATGGTGGCGCTGCTGTCGTCGGTGATCCCGTACTCGCTGGAGCTGGAAGCGCTGCGGAAGATCCCGCCGCGGGTGTTCGGCGTGCTGATGAGCCTGGAACCCGCGGTCGCCGCCATCGCCGGCCTCCTGCTCCTGGGAGAGGCGCTCCACCTGCCCCAATGGCTGGCCATCTGCTGCGTCGTCGCCGCCTCCATCGGCGCCACCCGCACCGCCAAACCAGAAATCTAACCGCGGCCGCGCTCTCCCCCTAAGCACGAGCACGTGCCCCCAGCCGACCCGGCGCGGCTCACCGCGCGAAACCCTTGCCCTGTCACGAATGTGGCTTTCGAGACGCCTGACGTCCCGAAAGCCACATTCGTGACACCCCGGCAAACCGTTGCCCGCCAAGCAACCCTTGCCCACGGCAACTGGCTCACGGCCAGGAAGAGGTCGGCGTGTTCCCGACCGGAGTCGTTGCCCAGCAACAAACCTTGGCACCGGCGGCCGACGACACGGACTTGTCCAGCGCGTCATCTCCGGGAGCACCTGTCCCTCGTACCTGATAGTGGCATATGCCAGTATCAGGTACGAGGGGGTGGACATGGTTCAACGGGATCAGCGGGCCTTCGTTCGGTTGCTGAGGGCCAATCGCGAGGTGGGCGCCGTGATGGTGCGCCTGGCCAGGGAGATCGACGACGCCGAGTGCAGTGCTGCCGACCTGCGCCAGGTCGCGGAGTTGCTGACCGGCCTGGCCGACGAGGCGCGCGAGCGGGCCGAACGGATCGAAGGAGCGGGCCGATGAGCGGCAGCGCCGTGGACCCGGACTTCGACCGGCCGTTCCGGGAGGCACTCGGCGAGCGGCTGCGCCAGCTCAGACGGGCGCGGCGGCTGAGTCGCGACCAGCTGTGCGCGCTGCTGCACAACGACATGTCGATCGGCACGCTCGGCAGCTACGAGTCCGGCGCCCGGCGGCTGACGGTGTCGCGGCTGGTGGAGCTGTGCGAAGCGCTCGGCACCACCGCGCACGAGGTGCTCGCGGCCGTCCATCGCGACCTCCGGCCGTCCGGCCCGCGCATCCGCGTGCGGCTCAAGGTGATCACCCAGGCAAACGATCCGGCGCTGAGACCGCTCCAGGCCTGGGCGATCGCGAGAGCCGCCACGCTGCCGCCGGGCCCGGACCCGGAGATCGAATTGGACGAAGCCGTGCTGCGGCAGGCCGCCACGCTGTGCGGCATGACCGTGGCCGAGGTGCTGCACCGCCTCCGGGAACAGCTCGAATGACCAAGTGTCCGCGCGCAGCACACGGGCCCGTCAGGTCGTGCACTCCTAGACTGCGTGGTCGCGGAGGGGGGTGCGATGGTCGGGCTGGATCGGCTGGTCAATGTGCTGGGCGGCTACGGGGTGCGCCTGGTGTGCTGCCCCGTGCCTCGGGCGGTGAAGTTGCGGAGTGTGGTGCTGCGCGAGCAGGACACGCCCACCAGCGGCGACGTGTTCCTCGCCGTTGGTGCGCGGTCCGTCGCCGAGGGGATCGCCTGGGCGGTGGAGGCGCGTGCGAGTGTCGTCCTCATCCACGGCGACGCACCGCGCGAAGCGGCCGAAGCGGGTGAAGCCGCCGGGATAGCCGTGCTCCTCGTGGACCCCGCCGTGTCGTGGAGTCAGCTGGCCGGGGTGGTCTACGGCCTGGTCCTCGAGGGCCGCGAGACCGAGTCCGGCCGGGGACCCACCGACCTGTTCGCGCTCGCCGACAGCCTGGCCGAGGCGGTCGGCAGCGCGGTGACCATCGAGGACAGGCTGTCCCGGCTGCTCGCCTACTCCCGCTCGCAGCAGGGCACCGACCCCGCCCGGCTGGACACGATCCTCGGGCGGCAGGCACCCGACGGGGTGCGCGTGCTCTTCGACGAGCGCGGCGTGTTCGCCAGGCTCGCCGCCGAGGACGGGCCCTTCTTCGTCGAGGCCGACCAGGCGCACGGCCTCACCGGGCGCATGGTGGTCGCCGTGCGGGCGGGCCGCGAGCTGCTCGGCTCGGTGTGGGTGACCTGCGGCAGCCCGCTGACCGGCGAGCGGCGCACCGCGCTCGAGGACGGCGCGCGCACCGTTGCACTGCACCTGCTGCGCTCGCGCGCCAGCGCGGACCTCGAGCGCCAGGTCGAATCCGACCTGGTGATCAGCCTGCTCGACGGCACCGCCGACGCCACCACGGTGGTCAGCAGGCTCGGCCTGCCC
Coding sequences within:
- a CDS encoding PucR family transcriptional regulator, with amino-acid sequence MVGLDRLVNVLGGYGVRLVCCPVPRAVKLRSVVLREQDTPTSGDVFLAVGARSVAEGIAWAVEARASVVLIHGDAPREAAEAGEAAGIAVLLVDPAVSWSQLAGVVYGLVLEGRETESGRGPTDLFALADSLAEAVGSAVTIEDRLSRLLAYSRSQQGTDPARLDTILGRQAPDGVRVLFDERGVFARLAAEDGPFFVEADQAHGLTGRMVVAVRAGRELLGSVWVTCGSPLTGERRTALEDGARTVALHLLRSRASADLERQVESDLVISLLDGTADATTVVSRLGLPPGALRVVAVRAHIAAERHAALLLAFDRATTGFGWSRPGRSALSGNTLYTVLPGEHGTTARGWVTGLRDALPSQVVLTAGIGGTAAAAELPASRQEADECLALHETRPPGTPPPAYDESWHDILLQRLRTASRAGRTPARGPVAELRRHDAAHGTSHVPTLRAWLEAQGDLAAAGERLGVHQNTIRYRLRKMAEVAALDLDDPRKRLAMMIELATVDSEQDEQSGL
- a CDS encoding EamA family transporter, which codes for MVSAYIGGAGEPLPRPGLLALAGRTLGAVPPTLQVLIGIVSVQVGAAFAKQLFAVTGPAGTVTLRLFFAAVVLLLLWRPALRMGRRALPVVLGYGLVLAAMNIFFYQAIARIPLGIAVTIEFLGPLGVALAGSRRWRDALWALLAAGGVILLSETRGDISLVGMALALAAGVCWGAYILLGAALGSRTSEGNGLALAMAFGALVAMPTGIIETGTGLLDPWVLFIGLMVALLSSVIPYSLELEALRKIPPRVFGVLMSLEPAVAAIAGLLLLGEALHLPQWLAICCVVAASIGATRTAKPEI
- the pstB gene encoding phosphate ABC transporter ATP-binding protein PstB produces the protein MAKRIDVKDVDIYYGKFHAVDSVTLSVPPRNVTAFIGPSGCGKSTVLRTLNRMHEVIPGARVEGQVLLDGEDIYASSVDPVQVRRTIGMVFQRPNPFPTMSIRDNVVAGLKLAGTKSKKQLDEVAERALRGANLWNEVKDRLNKPGGGLSGGQQQRLCIARAIAVQPDVLLMDEPCSALDPISTLAIEDLIAELKKEFTIVIVTHNMQQAARVSDQTAFFNLAGVGRPGQLVELNDTEKIFSNPDQKATEDYISGRFG
- a CDS encoding helix-turn-helix domain-containing protein produces the protein MSGSAVDPDFDRPFREALGERLRQLRRARRLSRDQLCALLHNDMSIGTLGSYESGARRLTVSRLVELCEALGTTAHEVLAAVHRDLRPSGPRIRVRLKVITQANDPALRPLQAWAIARAATLPPGPDPEIELDEAVLRQAATLCGMTVAEVLHRLREQLE